ATTCATGAAAATATTAGCTATGGAGATTCCTTTCACACAAGAAGAATTCGAAAGTGGTGTAAGAACCGAACTCGAAGAGCGTGCTTTCCAAGATGCCATGGCTTCTTTCAAGCGTCACACTGACCGTATTCAAGCAGACGCCTACCCTGTCATCAAGAAAGTACAAGAGGAACAGGGAGCAATGTTCGAACGTATTCTTGTGCCTATTACCGATGGTCGGAACATCTACCAAATTCCTGCAAACCTGCAAGAAGCCTACAACAGTGAAGCAGCCAGCGTTGTTAAGGAATTCGAAAAGACCATCATGCTTCGAATTATCGACGACAACTGGAAAGAAAATCTACGTCAACTTGACGAGTTACGCCATAGTGTCCAGAATGCTTCCTACGAACAGAAAGACCCGCTATTGATTTTCAAATTAGAAAGTGTCAAACTGTGGGATAACATGATTGATGACATGAACAACCGCATTGCAAACGTATTGATGCGGTGTCAGATTCCCGTAGTTCAAGAAGTTCAAGAGGCAGCTCCTGAACAACATGCACAACGATATCATGAACAGAAAGAGGATATTGAAGCACGAGCAGCGCAACAGAGAGCAGCCCACCAAGACACCCGAGAAGGTGCAGACCAGGTTAATCACACGCCATATGTAGCTGACCGTCTGCCTCGTCCCAATGATCCTTGTCCATGCGGAAGTGGCAAGAAGTTCAAGAACTGTCATGGCAAGAATCTCTAAGCAAAGCTTATACACATACAAAAAAGCTCATTCATAATCATTGTGAATGGGCTTTTTATCTTCTCACTATATTCTCCCATAGAAGTCGGAACTTCTTTTTAAAATTTATTATTATCATCTGAAGGGGAATACTATCATCTTTGAAACGTTTTCAACCACTTTGAATTCTTTATCCATAAAAAGAGACAAAGTTTATCACTATACTGACCATGAATAGGAATAATCGGGAAGCCTATTCCCTGATCAGCCCAACAAGTCATGAAACGGCAAGTCTCTACGAGAAGAAAGCAGTATATATTTAGTTCTATATTGTAAAGATATATCGTTGAAATCCACTACTTCAAAAGTGCAGCAAATAGAAAAGAAAACCATATACTCAACGCATATGTGATGTCATTTCGCTGCTTCAGCATCCCCGTTTTTACCTTCTTTTCATGCAATCTCTATCATTTTAGCCTGTAATCTGCATGAGTTTAGCTCCTAAAATGAATGAAACTACTGTGCAATCTGGCGCAAATGAGAATGCTATTTGATACAAAACACAATGAAATCAAACAACAACAAGTGCATTAAAATGAATAAAGTTCTACAACTATCTGTATCTCAATATCTTACAAAACATCCTCAAAACTCGCGTATTTTGAATGGCGATAAAAGTATTTTTGAATACGCAAAACCTGCAAAGGCTTTTGTAAAATAAATTATAAAAGAATAAAAGATATTATCACTAAATAGATCTCTGGAAATATTCACCCGTTCACGGACATTCCTTTTACCTTAACCAACATGAAAAATCTACATATCTTCAAACAAAGATAAGGACTGGTCTACAGACGGTTTCGGAGTATCCTCCTTTTCATCGCATTCATCTTGAAAGCGCAACATTAGCTGTTGAGAATCCTCATTCCGCGGATTGATACGATAATTTCCCCGAACATCTGTACGCGCTATCATGGAATCGGCATTTTTCGAATTACGTATCAGATATTGGGAAACGTAAGTATAAACTTCGTCAAAACTGACTGACGAAAACAATGTGTTGCAGGCATTATGAACATGGCGTGCAATCTTCTTGACCGACAAACCTTCATTGCCGGCTTCAACCAATATTCTTAATATCTCACTGTTGTATTTCTGCATCACAAAGCTAAAAAAAGAGGGGAACTGAATGCTTACAGTCAGCTCCCCTCCCTTTAACAAATATCCTTACTACTGAATATTATGCAAGTGTAATCTGGTTGTTCTCGTCTTTAACCTTGCCCTCTTTGAAGAGCCAGCCAATACCAAGATAAACCTCTTCTGTGCTAATCTTTGCGGCCTTTGCAATCTCCGCTACAGACATTGCTTTACCTGCTGCTGCCAATGCTTGATAAACATCACCGGCACGGAAACCTACGCTTTCGGCATTGATAAACAATGCAGACTCTTTTGCTGTAGTCTTCTTAGGCGCAGCGGCCTTCTTCGTTGCTGCTTTCTTTACTGGTGCAGCCTTGGTTGTTGCTTTCTTTTCTGCCATAACTAACAAACTAATTAATCTTTATCAAAAACTTGAGTGAAAGATGTCGAACATTTAAGTTGACACTACAAAGTTAGTCATTATTTTCCAAAACAGACAGAACTATGTAATAAAACTTACAATTCAGTACTTTGTTCTATTATTTTCTTGATGTAAATCAACCGTCAAGACTTGAGATTAAGTTTAATCTGCAATTCGTCTAATTGTTTCTGATCAAGTTCGCCCGGAGCATCAAGCATCACGTCACGTCCGCTATTGTTCTTTGGGAAAGCAATGCAATCACGAATAGAATCAAGTCCGGCGAAGATACTTACAAAGCGGTCAAGACCAAAAGCAAGACCTGCATGAGGTGGTGCACCATATTTGAATGCATTCATCAAGAAACCAAACTGGGCTTCAGCACGCTCCTTGGTAAAACCGAGAACCTCGAACATTTTCTCCTGAAGTTGCGTGTCATGAATACGGAGAGAACCTCCACCAACTTCTATGCCATTGCAGACGAAGTCATAAGCCTTGGCACGAACCTGCTCCGGATGCTCGTCGAGCAAAGGAATATCGTCTGGATTGGGCATCGTAAACGGATGGTGGGTCGCCATAAGACGCTGTTCCTCGTCGCTCCACTCAAACAATGGGAAGTCGACAATCCAAAGACATTTGAAAACATTCTTATCACGCAAGCCAAGGCGGTTGCCCATTTCAAGGCGCAAAGCACAAAGCTGAACACGCGTTTTATTGGCATTGTCGCCACTAAGTATGAGTACCAAGTCGCCATCATTGGCACCCATAAGCTTCTTGATTTCTTTCAGTTCGTCTTCAGTATAGAACTTATCAATGGAACTCTTGATTGTACCATCTGTATTATACTTAATAAATACCAAGCCCTTGGCACCCACCTGGGGTTTCTTTACGAAGTCGGTCAGCTCATTAAGTTGCTTACGGCTGTAGTCAGCACAACCTGGAACACAGATACCACCAATATAGGTAGCCTCATCAAATACAGAGAAATTGCCCTTACCGGCAAAGGCCTCTTTGAGTTCTACGAACTCCATACCGAAGCGTAAATCAGGCTTATCGCTACCAAAACGCTTCATCGCCTCGTGCCAAGTCATCTGCTGTAGCTTCGGTAACTCTACACCTCGGATTTCCTTGAACAGATGACGGGCCATATCTTCGAACATGTTGATGACGTCATCCTGGTCGACAAAGCTCATTTCACAGTCAATCTGAGTGAATTCCGGCTGACGGTCTGCGCGCAAATCTTCATCACGGAAGCACTTTGCAATCTGGAAATAGCGGTCGAAACCGGCAACCATAAGCAACTGTTTCAGTGTCTGCGGACTCTGCGGCAAAGCATAGAACTGCCCGGGGTTCATGCGGCTTGGTACGACAAAATCACGTGCACCTTCAGGTGTACTGCCAATCAAAACCGGCGTTTCTACTTCCATGAAATCATGACTATCGAGGAAGTTGCGAATAAGAATTGTCATGCGATGACGCAGTTCTAAATTCTTACGAACAACATTACGACGAAGATCTAAATAACGATATTTCATGCGAATGTCATCTCCCCCATCGGATTCATCTTCAATTGTGAATGGAGGAGTCAGAGACGGAGACAAGACCTTTAATTCTTTCGCGAGGATTTCAATATCACCAGTTGCTATCTTTGAGTTCTTGCTCTGACGCTCGCTGACAATGCCCTTCACCTGAATACAATATTCACGACCTAATTTATTGGCATTATCACAGAGCATCCTGTCATCAGCTTCGTTGAAAACAAGCTGTGTAATACCATAACGATCGCGGAGATCGACAAAGGTCATACCTCCCATTTTCCTTGATCGCTGTACCCAACCGGCCAAAACAACTTCCTTACCGGCATCAGAGAGGCGAAGCTCCCCACAAGTATTCGTTCTATACATAGTATGTATGTGTTTATTATTCTGTCTTCTGATATGCAAAGTTACAAAATAATATTGAATACAACATCCATTTTATTACAAAATTGGACAATACAATTAGAGCGCCTTTCACTGATAGGCGAAAGGCGCTTTTCACTGATATTGTCATACAGAATAAATCAGAGCTTATGCTGTATCATCTGAAGAAAATAAGAATGGACAAACGGGTCATCCGTCAACTCGGGATGAAAAGCCGTCACAAGCTGATTGTCTTCACGGGCCGCTACGATTTTTCCATCAACTTCGGAAAGCACCTCTACGCCGTGATGTGCATGGCTGATATAGGGTGCTCTGATAAAAGACATCGGGACTGTCGTTCCAGAAAATGGAGCTTCAGTAATGAAACTACCCGACTGTCGACCATAGGCATTGCGCTTCACTTCAATATTCATGGTTGAAATACGCTCATGACTTTCGTTTTCAACTTGCTTTGCCAACAATATCAAGCCTGCGCAAGTGCCAAATACGGGGAGCCCATTCATGATGGCATCCCGGATTGGAAGTAAAAGTTCTAAATCGCGAAGCAGCTTCAACTGAGCCGTGCTCTCGCCTCCTGGGATAATCAAGGCATCCTTTGGCTGATGCCAATCTGAGAGCCGGCGCACTTCAAAAGTTTCGACGCCAAGGCGCCGGAGCATCTGCCGATGTTCAGCAAATGCCCCCTGTAATGCAAGGACCGAGATTCTCATTTTCCTCTCTCAGCCATAAGAAGCTGGATTTCATTTTCGTTGATACCCACCATGGCCTCTCCGAGATCTTCGCTAAGTTCTGCCAAACACTTGGGATCTTGATAGTTAGTAACAGCCTTTACAATAGCTGCAGCGCGTTTTGCAGGCTCACCACTCTTGAAGATTCCGCTGCCGACAAACACACCTTCTGCGCCTAACTGCATCATCAATGCCGCATCAGCAGGTGTGGCAACGCCGCCTGCGGCAAAGTTGACAACAGGCAAGCGACCGTTATCGTGAACATATTTCACCAGTTCATAAGGAGCCTGCAGCTGCTTGGCAGCCTCAAAGAGTTCATCTTCTGCCATTCCAACCAAGCGGCGTATCTCGCTTTGCATCATTCGCATGTGACTGACGGCCTGTATAACATCGCCTGTTCCCGGCTCACCTTTGGTGCGAATCATCGTTGCTCCCTCTGCAATTCGGCGTAAAGCTTCGCCTAAATTCTTAGCTCCACAGACAAAAGGCACATTAAATTGCGTCTTATCAATATGATAGATGTTGTCTGCCGGAGAAAGAACTTCACTCTCATCTATGTAATCAATATCAATAGCCTGAAGAATCTGGGCTTCTGCAATATGGCCAATCCTGCACTTCGCCATAACAGGAATGGTCACAGCCTCCTGTATTCCTTTGATCATCTTAGGGTCGCTCATTCTAGAAACTCCACCGGCTGCACGTATGTCAGCGGGAATTCTTTCCAATGCCATCACTGCACAGGCACCAGCAGCCTCTGCTATTTTCGCCTGCTCGGGAGTTGTTACATCCATAATAACGCCACCTTTCAACATCTGTGCAAGGTTGCGGTTCAATTCCTGTCGATTTTCTGTCTTTTCCATAATTATACTGTTTGTTTATTTTATCTGCTGTTGTTTTCTGAATTCCGACGGAGAAACACCTTTCAACTTCCGAAAGAACTTGGAGAAATGAGCCTGATTGGAGAAACCAAACACATAGGCTAATTGCTGTATGGTCTTTGTTGGTTCGCTGCCCAAGGCCATTGCTATCTGATTGACAATATAGTCATCGATTATCGCCTTGGGAGATTTTGCCGCTACGCGCTTACACACCTGAGCCAAATAACGGGTTGAAACATTCATGCAATTGGCATAGAAAAGCACATCGCTGTTAGAAGAATAGTTCTGGCGCACAAGCTGCATGAACTCATGATACAGCTCCTGGCTCCTGCCACTTAACGGGCTTGGAGCTATCATCAGATGTTCAACATATTCGCGAGCCTGCTGCACAGCTTCTTCATTCGGATATCCTCTTTGCAAAAAGACAGCCGCAGCACTCGCAAATACATTCCTGATTCCATGCCGCCCCCGGTCGTCAATAAAATAAATATTGGGAAAAGAACATCCCCCCAACAGACGATCAGCTTCCGAACGGCGAATAATAATCAGCGAACAAAGTGGCAAAAGACACGACCTGATCTGAGAAACAACATCACGACTCATCAGTTCTTCATTCAGGAATGAACTGATAACAGGGTCATATACCACATGAGACGGCTTGTATTTTACAATCGTACGAACCAACACATTCAGCGTTTCAACATTGCGGATCATTCCTATCTTCATCACGCTGGGCTGCACATCGTTGATAATAGCCTCCAACTGGGCGGCCACAACATTGCCGGGGATGTCATAAAAGCATTGTATTCCCAATGTATTCTGAACGGTGATTGACGTCAAGACAGATACAGCATGACTGCCTAATGCAGATATCGTCCTTACATCAGCCTGCACTCCGGATTCTCCCGTTCCGTCACTACCCGTGATTGTCAATATTGCAGATTTCTCCATTGATTTCACTTTACATTACGTGAATTTAGTTTAAGCATCCATCTTCCCGCTTCCAAGGGGTTGGAAAGCCGTTTTGAGGCGTTTTTTCAGTTTCGGCCGTGGCCGAAACGCTGTTTTTACTGTTTTTTACTCTTCGGCCACGACCGAAAGTCGATTTTCTCCGTTTTTTCGCTTTCGGCCGTGCCCGGAACGCTGTTTTTGTTGTTTCTTACTCTTCGGCCACGACCGAAAGTCGATTTTCTCCGTTTTTTTGCTTTCGGCCGTGCCCGAAACGCTGTTTTTATTATTTTTTACTCTTCGGGCACGACCGAGAATCGATTTTCTCCGTTTTTAAGCTTTCGGCCATGCCCGAAATGCTGTTTTCTCTGTTTTCTGCTCATCCGAGACCTCGGAAAGCTGTTTCTTTATCTCCGCCGCCCCAGCGGAACTCCGATTTTACGGATTACATTGCAAAGGAAAGAAAAATATCGCATATAAAAAAATGATGTTCTCTTTTTGACAAAGAAAACATCATTTTATATAAACTTCTACTGGACGACCTTGAAACGTATCCTGAAAGAATGTTTCAGTTCATCCCAATTTGTACCTAACAACTCGAACCGCCCTATTTGAGACGTTGATCTTACATGTTTCCCTAAACAAGGACAGACATCAAAATTGCCAATATGAACCAAACGAAGCATTTCTGATGCATCATCAGGGAGTCGATCAAGTTTCACATCCTCTGGGACATGGTCTCTGTCGACAAGTTCATAAGTGATAGGCATATCTTCTTGGATAAGTTCATTCATCCTTCTTTCAATCTCTTTCTCCTGCTGTCGGGTTGGTTTC
The nucleotide sequence above comes from Segatella oris. Encoded proteins:
- a CDS encoding winged helix-turn-helix domain-containing protein; this translates as MAEKKATTKAAPVKKAATKKAAAPKKTTAKESALFINAESVGFRAGDVYQALAAAGKAMSVAEIAKAAKISTEEVYLGIGWLFKEGKVKDENNQITLA
- the aspS gene encoding aspartate--tRNA ligase; the protein is MYRTNTCGELRLSDAGKEVVLAGWVQRSRKMGGMTFVDLRDRYGITQLVFNEADDRMLCDNANKLGREYCIQVKGIVSERQSKNSKIATGDIEILAKELKVLSPSLTPPFTIEDESDGGDDIRMKYRYLDLRRNVVRKNLELRHRMTILIRNFLDSHDFMEVETPVLIGSTPEGARDFVVPSRMNPGQFYALPQSPQTLKQLLMVAGFDRYFQIAKCFRDEDLRADRQPEFTQIDCEMSFVDQDDVINMFEDMARHLFKEIRGVELPKLQQMTWHEAMKRFGSDKPDLRFGMEFVELKEAFAGKGNFSVFDEATYIGGICVPGCADYSRKQLNELTDFVKKPQVGAKGLVFIKYNTDGTIKSSIDKFYTEDELKEIKKLMGANDGDLVLILSGDNANKTRVQLCALRLEMGNRLGLRDKNVFKCLWIVDFPLFEWSDEEQRLMATHHPFTMPNPDDIPLLDEHPEQVRAKAYDFVCNGIEVGGGSLRIHDTQLQEKMFEVLGFTKERAEAQFGFLMNAFKYGAPPHAGLAFGLDRFVSIFAGLDSIRDCIAFPKNNSGRDVMLDAPGELDQKQLDELQIKLNLKS
- the pdxT gene encoding pyridoxal 5'-phosphate synthase glutaminase subunit PdxT; this translates as MRISVLALQGAFAEHRQMLRRLGVETFEVRRLSDWHQPKDALIIPGGESTAQLKLLRDLELLLPIRDAIMNGLPVFGTCAGLILLAKQVENESHERISTMNIEVKRNAYGRQSGSFITEAPFSGTTVPMSFIRAPYISHAHHGVEVLSEVDGKIVAAREDNQLVTAFHPELTDDPFVHSYFLQMIQHKL
- the pdxS gene encoding pyridoxal 5'-phosphate synthase lyase subunit PdxS; this translates as MEKTENRQELNRNLAQMLKGGVIMDVTTPEQAKIAEAAGACAVMALERIPADIRAAGGVSRMSDPKMIKGIQEAVTIPVMAKCRIGHIAEAQILQAIDIDYIDESEVLSPADNIYHIDKTQFNVPFVCGAKNLGEALRRIAEGATMIRTKGEPGTGDVIQAVSHMRMMQSEIRRLVGMAEDELFEAAKQLQAPYELVKYVHDNGRLPVVNFAAGGVATPADAALMMQLGAEGVFVGSGIFKSGEPAKRAAAIVKAVTNYQDPKCLAELSEDLGEAMVGINENEIQLLMAERGK
- a CDS encoding hydroxymethylpyrimidine/phosphomethylpyrimidine kinase, which codes for MEKSAILTITGSDGTGESGVQADVRTISALGSHAVSVLTSITVQNTLGIQCFYDIPGNVVAAQLEAIINDVQPSVMKIGMIRNVETLNVLVRTIVKYKPSHVVYDPVISSFLNEELMSRDVVSQIRSCLLPLCSLIIIRRSEADRLLGGCSFPNIYFIDDRGRHGIRNVFASAAAVFLQRGYPNEEAVQQAREYVEHLMIAPSPLSGRSQELYHEFMQLVRQNYSSNSDVLFYANCMNVSTRYLAQVCKRVAAKSPKAIIDDYIVNQIAMALGSEPTKTIQQLAYVFGFSNQAHFSKFFRKLKGVSPSEFRKQQQIK